One stretch of Chryseobacterium sp. LJ668 DNA includes these proteins:
- the fabG gene encoding 3-oxoacyl-ACP reductase FabG: MKCAIITGGSRGIGRAICIKLAEEKSYHILINYTSNEAAAKETLAKVEELGSTGEILKFDVGNAEETKGVLNIWQENNPKSVVEVIVNNAGITRDGLFMWMPSEDWNSVINTSLNGFYNVTNFFIQKLLRNKYGRIINMVSVSGVKGTAGQTNYSAAKGALVGVTKALAQEVAKRNITVNAVAPGFIKTDMTQDFNEDELKAMIPANRFGEAEEVADLVAFLASKKSSYITGEIININGGIYS; this comes from the coding sequence ATGAAATGTGCAATCATAACAGGCGGCTCCCGAGGTATTGGAAGAGCCATCTGTATCAAACTGGCTGAAGAAAAAAGTTATCATATTTTAATCAACTATACTTCTAATGAAGCTGCAGCAAAAGAAACCTTAGCCAAAGTTGAAGAATTGGGTTCTACAGGAGAAATACTTAAATTCGATGTAGGAAATGCCGAAGAAACCAAAGGAGTCTTAAATATATGGCAGGAAAATAATCCGAAATCTGTTGTTGAAGTGATTGTAAACAATGCCGGAATCACCAGGGACGGATTATTCATGTGGATGCCAAGTGAAGATTGGAACTCAGTGATCAACACCAGTTTAAACGGTTTTTATAATGTGACCAATTTCTTTATTCAGAAGTTGTTGAGAAACAAATACGGAAGAATTATCAATATGGTTTCAGTTTCCGGAGTGAAAGGAACCGCCGGGCAAACTAATTATTCAGCTGCAAAAGGCGCTTTGGTTGGAGTTACAAAAGCCCTTGCTCAGGAAGTTGCCAAAAGAAATATCACGGTAAACGCTGTTGCTCCAGGTTTCATTAAAACCGATATGACGCAGGATTTTAATGAAGACGAACTGAAAGCTATGATCCCTGCAAACCGATTTGGCGAAGCTGAAGAAGTAGCAGACTTGGTCGCATTTTTAGCATCAAAAAAATCTTCGTACATCACAGGAGAAATTATTAATATTAACGGAGGAATTTATTCATAA
- a CDS encoding acyl carrier protein, with the protein MEREKIITIANDFLINEFEVDEDEISSDANFKKTVGLDSLDYIDMVVVIESNFGVKLGEADFKNIVTFNDFYSVIENKIIEKSA; encoded by the coding sequence ATGGAAAGAGAGAAAATTATTACAATTGCTAATGATTTTTTGATCAACGAATTTGAGGTTGATGAAGATGAAATCAGCAGCGATGCAAATTTCAAAAAAACTGTGGGCTTAGACAGCTTAGATTATATAGATATGGTAGTGGTCATTGAGTCTAATTTTGGAGTGAAATTAGGTGAGGCAGATTTTAAAAACATCGTCACTTTCAACGATTTCTACTCGGTAATAGAAAATAAAATCATTGAGAAAAGCGCTTAA
- a CDS encoding NAD(P)/FAD-dependent oxidoreductase: MSKEFVDVLVIGAGPSGCVSSSYLKKNNINVKVVEKTKFPRLVVGESLIPRVMDHFEEAGLFPALDKIGFEKKLGARFLRGDEVCLFDFSDKFGDGWDWTWQVPRADFDQALANEVINKGVDLEFETEVIGIEFNGTDSITTVKNKEGETKEIHAKFVIDSSGYGRVLPRLLDLEKPSKLSPHSAIFAHVEDVNREEGTEGTLISFDIIETEVWLWVIPFSNGNTSVGIVGPTEYIDQLSENGDTAEALRKAISLSDYYVKRFGGVEFLFEPKHLKDYSCSVKKLFGDGFALTGNASEFLDPVFSSGMAFATEGGMTAAKLAIRQLNGEKVDWQTEFADYILYGVNVFTTYVKEWYTGNLQELFFHQPENPDVKRKICAVLAGYVWDKKNTFVRIHDTAIKNLAEFIKTEKVQS; encoded by the coding sequence ATGAGCAAAGAATTTGTTGATGTACTTGTAATCGGGGCCGGGCCCTCCGGATGCGTATCTTCTTCTTATCTAAAGAAGAATAATATCAATGTAAAAGTTGTTGAAAAAACTAAATTCCCGCGATTGGTTGTTGGCGAGAGCCTTATTCCGCGCGTGATGGACCATTTTGAAGAAGCAGGATTGTTTCCGGCTTTAGACAAAATAGGTTTCGAGAAAAAATTGGGTGCCCGTTTTTTAAGAGGTGATGAAGTTTGTCTTTTTGATTTTAGTGACAAATTCGGTGATGGCTGGGATTGGACGTGGCAGGTTCCCAGAGCTGATTTTGATCAGGCTTTAGCCAATGAGGTCATCAATAAAGGAGTTGATCTTGAGTTTGAAACTGAAGTCATCGGAATTGAATTTAACGGAACTGATTCTATTACCACCGTAAAAAATAAAGAAGGCGAAACAAAAGAAATCCACGCAAAATTTGTCATCGATTCTAGTGGTTACGGAAGAGTTTTGCCAAGACTTTTAGATTTAGAAAAACCTTCAAAACTTTCTCCGCATTCTGCAATTTTTGCTCATGTTGAAGACGTCAACAGAGAAGAAGGAACAGAAGGAACTTTGATCTCTTTTGATATTATTGAAACCGAGGTTTGGCTTTGGGTAATTCCTTTTTCCAATGGAAATACAAGTGTGGGAATTGTGGGTCCTACTGAATATATTGATCAATTATCTGAAAACGGAGATACAGCAGAAGCATTAAGAAAAGCAATTTCTCTTTCTGATTATTATGTAAAACGTTTTGGCGGTGTAGAATTTTTATTTGAACCAAAACATTTGAAAGATTATTCCTGTTCAGTGAAAAAATTATTCGGTGATGGATTTGCCTTGACGGGAAATGCCTCAGAATTTCTCGATCCCGTTTTTTCATCTGGAATGGCATTCGCAACAGAAGGCGGAATGACCGCAGCAAAATTGGCGATAAGACAGTTAAACGGCGAGAAAGTCGATTGGCAGACAGAATTTGCTGATTATATTTTATACGGAGTCAACGTTTTTACAACCTATGTGAAAGAATGGTACACCGGAAATCTACAGGAATTATTTTTCCACCAACCGGAAAATCCTGATGTGAAGAGAAAAATCTGCGCAGTTTTAGCAGGTTATGTCTGGGACAAAAAAAATACATTTGTAAGAATACACGATACAGCGATAAAGAATCTTGCAGAGTTTATAAAAACTGAAAAAGTACAATCATAA
- a CDS encoding LpxL/LpxP family acyltransferase, whose product MNKWKGKSKGTILGYRIFVWCIRNIGIRSSYFVLYFVAAYYSFFEKKSNQYISYYFQKRLNYGYFNSKISIFKSYFTFGKILIDKTAISVGLRNRFTYEFDGVENLKNLLTEKKGGILISAHIGNFEIAEYFFADIDFDCQINLVTTDQEVTAIREYMDSIAVKKSSIKFIYVKDDMSHIFDINEALSKNELICFTGDRYFEGSKFLEAGLLGKSAKFPAGPFLIASRLSVPVVYVYVMKEKNLHYHLYARVAQEVKKRDAPGLLSSYTQNLESMVQKYPLQWFNYFDFWDDVE is encoded by the coding sequence ATGAATAAGTGGAAAGGAAAATCTAAAGGTACCATCTTAGGATACAGAATTTTTGTATGGTGCATTAGAAATATCGGAATCAGGAGTTCATATTTTGTACTCTACTTCGTAGCAGCATACTATTCTTTCTTCGAAAAAAAAAGCAATCAGTATATTTCTTATTATTTTCAAAAGAGACTAAACTACGGGTATTTTAATTCAAAAATTTCAATTTTCAAAAGCTACTTTACCTTCGGGAAAATTCTCATTGATAAAACGGCAATTTCTGTTGGGTTAAGAAACCGGTTTACTTATGAATTTGACGGAGTAGAGAATCTTAAAAATCTTCTTACCGAAAAAAAAGGCGGTATTCTAATCAGCGCCCATATCGGGAATTTCGAAATTGCAGAATACTTTTTTGCAGATATTGATTTTGATTGTCAGATCAATCTGGTGACAACAGATCAGGAAGTTACAGCAATAAGAGAATATATGGACAGTATTGCTGTCAAAAAAAGCTCCATTAAATTTATCTATGTAAAAGATGATATGTCGCATATTTTCGACATCAATGAGGCTTTATCAAAAAATGAACTGATTTGTTTCACAGGAGACCGCTATTTTGAAGGTTCAAAATTCCTCGAAGCCGGTTTACTTGGAAAAAGCGCTAAATTTCCGGCTGGCCCTTTCTTGATAGCCTCCAGACTAAGTGTTCCTGTGGTGTATGTGTATGTAATGAAAGAGAAAAACCTTCATTATCATTTGTATGCCAGAGTAGCGCAAGAGGTTAAAAAACGCGATGCACCTGGGCTTTTAAGCTCATATACCCAAAACCTTGAATCAATGGTTCAGAAATATCCGCTTCAATGGTTCAACTATTTTGATTTTTGGGATGATGTAGAATGA
- a CDS encoding HAL/PAL/TAL family ammonia-lyase, with protein MKIINFLELKDFQRIIIENENIELDEVLLNRVNESFQFLKEFSKNKVIYGVNTGFGPMAQFKISDEDTHQLQYNLIRSHSSGIGNPLPADEVKACMLARLNTLSLGNSGVHESVVFLLKQLINKDIIPLIFEHGGVGASGDLVQLAHLALVLIGEGEVFYKGERKSTKEVFETEGLEPIKVEIREGLALMNGTSVMSGIGIVNAYKANQLTEISIKLSCAINEIVQAYDDHLSEALNGTKLHLGQRKIAEKMRNHLSDSKLIRKRADHLYTHFEEQEKVFKEKVQEYYSLRCVPQILGPVLDTLEYTEKVLENEINSANDNPIIDVENQHVYHGGNFHGDYISLEMDKLKIVVTKLTMLAERQLNYLLNSKINEILPPFVNLGRLGFNFGMQGVQFTATSTTAESQMLSNSMYVHSIPNNNDNQDIVSMGTNAAVICRKVIENAFEVLAIEAITIVQAIDYLDFKDQVSSSTRELYDEIRKIIPTFSNDMVMYPYLEEVKKYLKTM; from the coding sequence ATGAAAATAATTAACTTTTTAGAACTGAAAGATTTTCAGAGAATCATTATAGAAAATGAAAATATAGAACTGGATGAGGTGCTGCTCAATCGTGTGAACGAAAGTTTTCAGTTTTTGAAAGAATTTTCAAAGAATAAAGTAATTTATGGTGTCAATACAGGTTTCGGTCCGATGGCACAATTTAAAATCAGTGACGAAGATACCCATCAATTACAGTATAATTTAATCAGGAGCCACTCTTCCGGTATCGGAAACCCACTTCCGGCAGACGAAGTGAAAGCCTGTATGCTGGCAAGATTAAATACATTATCTCTTGGAAATTCTGGCGTTCATGAGTCTGTTGTTTTTTTACTTAAACAATTGATAAACAAAGATATTATACCGCTGATATTCGAGCACGGCGGAGTAGGAGCTAGCGGTGATCTGGTGCAATTAGCACATCTTGCTTTGGTTTTAATAGGTGAAGGTGAGGTTTTCTATAAAGGGGAAAGAAAATCAACCAAAGAAGTTTTCGAAACTGAAGGTTTAGAACCAATTAAAGTAGAAATCCGTGAAGGTCTTGCTTTGATGAACGGTACTTCTGTCATGTCAGGAATTGGTATTGTTAATGCTTACAAAGCCAACCAATTAACTGAAATTTCAATTAAATTATCTTGTGCGATTAATGAGATTGTTCAGGCGTACGACGATCATTTATCGGAAGCTTTGAATGGAACAAAACTGCATTTAGGGCAGCGGAAAATCGCTGAAAAAATGCGTAATCATTTATCTGACAGTAAATTAATAAGAAAAAGAGCCGACCATCTATATACTCATTTCGAAGAGCAGGAAAAGGTTTTTAAAGAAAAAGTTCAGGAATACTATTCTTTGCGATGTGTTCCTCAGATCCTGGGACCCGTTTTAGATACTCTGGAATACACGGAGAAAGTTCTTGAAAACGAGATCAATTCCGCAAACGATAATCCGATTATAGATGTTGAAAATCAGCATGTATATCATGGCGGAAACTTCCATGGTGATTATATTTCATTGGAAATGGACAAGCTGAAAATTGTCGTGACAAAATTGACTATGCTGGCTGAAAGACAATTAAATTATCTGTTAAATTCAAAAATCAATGAAATCTTACCTCCGTTTGTTAATTTAGGTAGATTAGGTTTCAATTTCGGGATGCAGGGCGTTCAGTTCACGGCAACATCAACGACAGCAGAAAGTCAGATGTTATCAAATTCTATGTATGTTCATAGTATTCCTAATAATAATGATAATCAAGATATTGTAAGCATGGGAACTAATGCTGCTGTGATTTGCAGAAAGGTGATAGAAAATGCTTTTGAAGTGTTGGCAATTGAAGCCATCACTATTGTTCAGGCAATTGATTATCTTGATTTTAAGGACCAAGTATCATCTTCTACCAGAGAATTGTACGATGAGATTAGAAAAATTATTCCTACTTTTTCAAATGATATGGTAATGTATCCATATTTAGAAGAAGTGAAGAAATATTTAAAGACCATGTAA
- a CDS encoding phytoene desaturase family protein, with amino-acid sequence MKKNYDILVIGSGLGGLVSALILAKEGLKVCVLEKNNQYGGNLQTFSRDKLIFDTGVHYIGGLSEGQNLRQFFSYLEIIDGLELQKMDENGYDKITFENDDVEYPHAQGYANFVKQLAVYFPEEKENLENYCEEIQRVCNSFPRYNVVGKDNYSEEILHLNTKRLLESITSNEKLQAVLLGSNFLYGGDSENIPFYIHALTVNSYIQSAYKCIKGGSQISKILIKKLREYGAEVYKHAEVSEMIFSEDNVLTSVKTKSGKEYTAKKFISNIEIRSVIRLIGEKRLKKTFLNRVLSWEPVSSCFSVYLVLKPNTVPNFNYNIFHYSSKELVWNAFHYKKENWPETYMLSSTPSKPHGEFAESLTAISYMNFDEVEDWQNTINTIAFEQERGDAYEKFKTEKAEKMIDALEKKIPSLRNSIKNIYTSSPLSYRDYIGSFEGNMYGYIKTSENPLKTMVSPRTKIDNLFLTGQSVNMHGILGCTIGAFNTCAEILGKEVIDERLTQMINKNNGKKGK; translated from the coding sequence TTGAAAAAAAATTACGACATATTGGTCATTGGCAGCGGATTGGGAGGTCTAGTTTCGGCACTTATTCTGGCGAAAGAAGGATTGAAAGTCTGTGTACTTGAAAAAAACAATCAATATGGAGGCAACCTGCAGACATTTTCAAGGGATAAACTTATTTTTGATACCGGTGTTCATTATATTGGTGGACTTTCAGAAGGGCAAAATCTTCGTCAGTTTTTTTCTTATTTAGAAATTATTGATGGTCTCGAGCTTCAGAAAATGGACGAAAACGGCTATGACAAAATCACCTTTGAAAATGATGATGTAGAATATCCTCATGCACAAGGATATGCTAATTTTGTAAAGCAGCTCGCAGTATATTTTCCGGAAGAAAAAGAAAATCTGGAAAATTATTGTGAAGAAATCCAAAGAGTTTGCAACAGTTTTCCAAGGTATAATGTGGTGGGAAAAGACAACTATAGCGAAGAAATTCTGCATTTAAATACCAAAAGGCTGCTAGAATCGATTACTTCAAACGAAAAGCTCCAGGCAGTTTTGTTGGGTTCAAATTTTCTTTATGGCGGAGATTCTGAAAATATACCTTTTTATATACATGCGCTGACGGTAAATTCTTACATTCAAAGTGCTTATAAATGTATAAAAGGCGGAAGTCAGATTTCAAAGATACTAATTAAAAAGCTGCGTGAATATGGAGCAGAAGTTTATAAACATGCTGAGGTTTCAGAAATGATTTTTAGTGAAGATAATGTGCTAACTTCAGTTAAAACCAAGTCGGGAAAAGAATATACAGCTAAAAAATTTATCTCCAATATCGAAATTCGTTCGGTAATTCGCTTAATTGGAGAAAAAAGGCTCAAAAAAACGTTTCTCAACAGGGTTTTAAGTTGGGAACCAGTTTCTTCCTGCTTCAGCGTTTATTTGGTTTTAAAACCTAACACAGTTCCTAACTTTAATTATAATATTTTCCATTATTCTTCTAAAGAGCTGGTTTGGAACGCATTTCACTATAAAAAAGAAAACTGGCCGGAAACCTATATGCTTTCGTCTACACCCTCAAAGCCTCATGGTGAATTTGCGGAAAGTTTAACTGCTATTTCGTACATGAATTTTGATGAGGTTGAAGACTGGCAAAATACCATAAATACCATTGCATTTGAGCAGGAAAGAGGTGATGCATACGAAAAATTTAAAACAGAAAAAGCAGAGAAGATGATTGATGCTTTGGAAAAGAAAATTCCGAGTCTTAGAAATTCCATTAAGAACATCTACACTTCTTCACCACTTTCGTATCGCGATTATATCGGGAGTTTTGAAGGTAATATGTATGGTTACATTAAAACTTCCGAAAATCCTTTAAAGACAATGGTTTCTCCACGTACAAAGATTGATAATTTATTCTTAACAGGGCAATCTGTT
- a CDS encoding beta-ketoacyl-[acyl-carrier-protein] synthase family protein encodes MENRVVITGMGIYSCIGTSLEEVKESLYQGKSGIVLIDERKEFGFRSGLSGVVPKPDLKNLLNRRQRVSMGEESEYAYIATFDALKQANIDQDFLDNNEVGILYGNDSVSKAVVESIDIAREKKDTSLMGSGAIFKSMNSTVTMNLSTIFKLRGINLTVSAACASGSHSLGLAYMMIKNGFQDIIVCGGAQETNKYSMASFDGLGVFSVRENEPTKASRPFDSDRDGLIPSGGAASLIVESLESAHKRGAAILGEIVGYGFSSNGGHISTPNIDGPALAMNRALKQSGLEVKDIDYINAHATSTPIGDANEAKAIHEIFGNEVPVSSTKSMTGHECWMAGASEVIYSILMMQNDFIAPNINLENPDEEAKKINLISETKNQKIDVFLSNSFGFGGTNSALIVKKFD; translated from the coding sequence ATGGAAAATAGGGTAGTTATAACCGGAATGGGAATTTATTCTTGCATCGGAACTTCTTTGGAAGAAGTGAAAGAATCCCTGTATCAAGGTAAATCCGGAATTGTTTTAATTGATGAAAGAAAAGAATTTGGTTTCAGATCTGGTCTCAGCGGAGTTGTCCCAAAGCCGGATTTAAAAAATCTTCTTAACAGACGCCAGCGTGTGAGCATGGGCGAAGAAAGCGAGTATGCCTACATTGCAACGTTTGATGCTTTAAAGCAAGCTAATATTGACCAAGATTTTTTAGACAATAACGAAGTCGGAATATTATACGGAAACGACAGCGTCTCTAAGGCAGTTGTAGAATCTATCGACATCGCAAGAGAGAAAAAAGACACTTCTTTAATGGGTTCTGGTGCGATTTTCAAATCGATGAACTCTACGGTCACCATGAATCTTTCTACCATCTTCAAATTAAGAGGAATCAATTTGACAGTCAGTGCGGCCTGTGCAAGTGGTTCTCATTCCTTGGGATTGGCTTATATGATGATCAAAAATGGTTTTCAGGATATCATTGTTTGTGGTGGTGCCCAGGAAACCAATAAATACTCGATGGCAAGCTTCGATGGTTTGGGTGTATTTTCAGTAAGAGAAAATGAGCCCACAAAAGCTTCCAGACCTTTCGATTCTGACCGGGATGGCCTAATTCCCAGTGGCGGAGCGGCCTCTTTAATTGTCGAAAGCTTAGAATCGGCGCATAAAAGGGGTGCAGCTATTTTAGGAGAAATTGTTGGTTATGGTTTTTCTTCCAATGGTGGCCATATTTCTACCCCGAATATAGACGGTCCTGCTTTGGCAATGAATCGGGCTTTGAAACAGTCAGGTCTGGAGGTAAAAGATATTGATTATATCAATGCTCATGCGACTTCCACACCTATTGGTGATGCCAATGAAGCAAAAGCAATTCACGAGATTTTCGGGAATGAAGTGCCTGTAAGCTCTACAAAATCGATGACCGGGCACGAATGCTGGATGGCAGGAGCAAGCGAAGTGATTTATTCAATACTGATGATGCAGAATGATTTTATTGCGCCAAATATCAATTTAGAAAACCCCGATGAAGAAGCCAAAAAGATTAATTTAATCTCTGAAACTAAAAATCAAAAAATTGACGTATTTTTGTCGAATTCTTTCGGATTTGGGGGAACCAACTCCGCATTAATTGTTAAAAAATTTGATTAA